A single region of the Ictalurus punctatus breed USDA103 chromosome 17, Coco_2.0, whole genome shotgun sequence genome encodes:
- the wdr81 gene encoding WD repeat-containing protein 81, with translation MEWLVSALERDLGVDQRQIGPGTRPHELVALVSTRWIVGLRERRVTCCPRYDCSSDGDIRTLLQRSVKLPPGWTRVCIQGLRKSKLGYSIAREPGWHEEGFSQDSFMRQMQKVSECNIRNLWRETYMNHVQPYAGATDQTQVLAIDAIHQALQKLFGCTFLSTDRLSPSLSPAREKEKECPLSSSSSAVKQNTDTLCPNVVPAECLLESGEVLYVILPYTQYSLHDVVTYSPAKLANSNAKVLFILYQVLIAMRECHASGLSCGELSLQDIAVDEQLCSRLKISLAHYEKIDEDRKAAGYAMRRQMPKTIKDKGAENVRNGASEQQCQDCQDYLKSLVLDWVHGRVSNFCYLMELNRLAGRRECDPNYHPVLPWVVDFTVPYGRFRDLRRSKFRLNKGDKQLDFTYEMTKEALVAAANGSGGSLFPSDLGAPVGPSGSGQSDHLHVPHHISDVLSDITYYVYKARQTPKSVLCSHVRSQWEPNEYPASMERIQSWTPDECIPEFYTDPAIFRSIHPDMPDLEVPPWCNSYEEFIAVHRRLLDSREVSQHLHHWIDLTFGYKLTGKEAVKAKNVCLHVVDNHTHLTSYGVVQLFDQPHPPCLAPSQYSPAEPPHLGPISVSAWQIPLLETTVDVDRTVPEATGCESSGWTLVDRDEELEQGTEALDSLSAFVSASTSIPVPTVSSAGGKTTAEHAVLVSSPSHSSFPGETASSTINTLASMGNILHRGTSVIKKQEGITASNMNMDDFKINLPEGFKPLQSLEELEKLNIFLVKGLHSQVQNAMDVDRRASGTTSKAPLSFTDLFHSDMQALGVFIAEIFYSSKLQCIKPGASLRARYQAVMKFCSASLRDIPLPLHHALESLLQIHKHTSETESLNLHHAGLPFLFKYDPIYEGLPPPDPWQLLTPVLSPIPFPGYFPALHHFIYSYHSKMVSSNSVQGRDIVFSLWQQLQTLLQDEITAEGLEILLPFVLAIMTEESTAVYAAWYLFEPVSSVLGPRNSSKYLMKPLIGVYENPHCLRGRFYLYTDCFVLQLIVRLGLQAFLSSLLPHVLQVLTGFESCRTGAGNEWDGLKALRGGEEEEDFECVAGRPSSTASSSKVGGSSGGSGGVGVGDPGLVDYSSGISLNDQVFIADGEDFQNGFYVNNGSSVPTAGVTAKLQGKNSANKDQDQESLSVGKLSDKSSASEVSIGDGDSTKDRASLKSADSSQDLKQTSDGEDGGDLEDEDATVDEKDGTVQKAPSLELTLSGCTEESEATVGTLEGDFMNGMVQRESEKNIGEEEDEHDPSEDSEEKEHKILLDTVCKTVRWLSAKLGPTVTSRYVARNLLRLLTSCYIGPEKHQLLLSSNEESSLDNTGSVYEKKPIVGDQIAKPVLDCLIYIAHLYGEPVLTYQYLPYIGYLVSPPSSCRLNTRKEAGLLAAVVLTQKIIVYLSDTTLMDMLMKINQDVLLPLLDLLTSPKLGFPSGVQSRSAVCLKTLSLMALIWLRIGREMVQQHMADTLCKFFHIFSLLDSQQNQIEKGPRKEVGEYTYIDVCTPEGREVTCELGVLEELQAVFNPEMAYTSYIPLHCLIGDAVIRKLIPNHELVWGLAMSYHNKVSPGSPESNLAGGQRAEMPTSSIGFSPGLSHQFGRSPFPAPSSTSTPLSGDALPESGTFGSHLVGNRIQVARDPEPSGSPNHSSFDIWGRPHVSYIPSSSHVNSMFASMSVGPVSSLSSSSWVLGHTPEDSALKQELPRSGRSLQGNWLAYWQYEIGFNQQDPRFHFHQIRLQSFLGHSGTAKCLTPLAGEDYFLSGSKDKTVKLWPLYNYGDGTRELEPRLTYTDHRKSVFCVAQLEALQEVVSCDGTVHIWDQFTGKQIRTYEALDGKSPITAVATMPPPHCSVVFASADSVLRFLDPRKPGLQHEFRLAYNNLSAGLIRCLAVSPGGRTVAAGFSSGFIVLLDARTGLVLRGWPAHEGDILQMKAAEGNLLISSSTDHTMTVWKDLEHKPLHLYRTPSDPIHAFDLYGAEIVAGTVANKIGVYSMMDISASPASCTKLSSENFRGTLTSLAVLPTKRLLLLGSENGAIRLLA, from the exons ATGGAGTGGCTGGTTTCAGCATTAGAGCGGGACCTTGGAGTGGACCAACGGCAGATTGGACCAGGAACACGACCCCATGAGCTGGTGGCACTCGTTTCTACCCGCTGGATTGTGGGACTAAGAGAAAGGAGAGTAACCTGTTGTCCTCGTTATGACTGCAGTAGTGATGGAGATATCCGTACTCTCCTCCAGCGCTCTGTGAAGTTACCTCCTGGATGGACTCGTGTTTGCATTCAAGGTCTAAGGAAAAGCAAGTTGGGTTATAGCATTGCCAGGGAGCCAGGCTGGCATGAGGAAGGCTTCTCCCAGGACTCTTTCATGAGACAGATGCAGAAAGTGTCAGAGTGCAACATCAG GAATCTGTGGCGTGAAACATATATGAACCATGTGCAGCCATATGCAGGTGCTACAGACCAAACACAGGTGTTGGCCATTGATGCAATTCACCAAGCTTTGCAAAAACTTTTTGGCTGTACATTTCTCTCAACTGATCGGTtgtcaccatccctctctccagcaagagagaaggagaaagagtgCCCTCTATCGTCCAGCTCCTCAGCTGTCAAGCAAAACACAGACACTCTGTGTCCAAATGTGGTCCCAGCTGAATGCTTGCTTGAGTCAGGCGAGGTGCTGTACGTCATCCTCCCATATACACAATACTCCCTTCATGATGTTGTCACCTACAGTCCAGCTAAGCTTGCCAACAGCAATGCTAAAGTATTGTTCATTTTGTACCAAGTTCTCATAGCAATGCGTGAATGCCATGCATCAGGACTGTCATGTGGTGAGCTCTCCCTGCAGGACATAGCTGTCGATGAGCAGCTTTGCAGTCGCCTTAAAATATCCCTAGCACATTATGAAAAAATTGATGAGGACAGGAAAGCAGCAGGGTATGCAATGAGAAGGCAAATGCCAAAAACTATAAAAGATAAAGGTGCTGAAAATGTAAGAAATGGCGCTAGTGAACAGCAATGCCAGGATTGTCAGGATTATCTCAAATCTTTGGTCCTAGACTGGGTTCATGGTAGGGTCAGCAACTTTTGTTATTTGATGGAACTGAACAGATTAGCTGGAAGACGTGAGTGTGACCCCAACTATCACCCAGTTTTACCCTGGGTGGTAGATTTCACTGTACCATATGGAAGATTTCGTGATCTCAGGAGGTCAAAGTTTCGTCTAAATAAGGGTGACAAACAACTGGATTTCACTTATGAAATGACCAAAGAAGCTCTTGTAGCAGCTGCTAATGGAAGTGGTGGAAGCCTCTTCCCTTCTGATCTCGGTGCACCAGTAGGTCCTAGTGGTTCAGGACAGTCGGATCATCTCCATGTACCCCATCATATTTCAGATGTTCTATCAGACATTACCTACTATGTCTACAAGGCTAGACAAACACCCAAATCTGTACTTTGTAGCCATGTTCGTTCTCAGTGGGAGCCCAATGAATACCCAGCTAGCATGGAACGTATTCAGAGTTGGACACCAGATGAATGCATACCAGAATTCTACACAGATCCTGCTATATTTCGGTCCATTCACCCAGACATGCCAGATCTGGAGGTGCCTCCATGGTGCAACTCCTATGAGGAGTTTATTGCAGTGCACAGGCGCCTTTTAGACAGTCGTGAAGTATCCCAGCACCTACATCATTGGATTGACCTAACATTTGGCTATAAGCTGACCGGTAAAGAAGCAGTAAAAGCCAAGAATGTATGCTTACACGTAGTGGATAACCATACCCATCTAACCAGCTATGGAGTTGTTCAACTGTTTGACCAACCTCACCCACCCTGCCTTGCACCTTCTCAGTATTCACCAGCAGAACCTCCCCACCTTGGTCCTATCAGCGTGTCAGCATGGCAAATCCCACTTCTTGAGACTACAGTAGATGTGGATAGAACGGTGCCAGAAGCAACAGGGTGTGAATCCAGTGGTTGGACACTGGTTGATAGGGATGAGGAGCTTGAGCAAGGAACAGAGGCTCTTGATTCCTTAAGTGCTTTTGTCTCTGCCTCGACTTCTATACCAGTACCTACTGTGAGCTCTGCAGGAGGGAAGACAACTGCGGAGCATGCTGTTTTGGTATCGTCTCCCTCTCATAGCTCCTTTCCTGGAGAAACTGCAAGCAGTACCATAAATACTCTTGCATCTATGGGTAACATTCTTCACAGAGGAACCTCAGTTATAAAGAAGCAGGAAGGTATCACTGCTTCTAACATGAACATGGatgatttcaaaataaatttgCCAGAAGGATTCAAGCCTTTACAATCTTTAGAAGAGTTAGAGAAGCTTAATATCTTCTTAGTTAAAGGGTTGCATTCCCAAGTTCAGAATGCAATGGATGTAGACAGGAGAGCATCAGGTACTACATCAAAAGCACCCTTGTCTTTTACAGACCTATTTCACAGTGACATGCAAGCCCTTGGCGTCTTCATTGcagaaatattttattcctcAAAACTCCAATGTATAAAGCCAGGCGCATCTTTGCGTGCCCGTTATCAAGCAGTAATGAAGTTTTGCTCTGCCAGTCTTAGGGATATCCCACTACCGCTTCATCATGCACTTGAGAGCCTTCTGCAGATTCACAAGCACACATCTGAGACTGAGTCTTTGAACTTGCACCATGCTGGCCTACCATTTCTTTTCAAATATGACCCAATTTATGAGGGCCTTCCACCGCCAGATCCTTGGCAACTGCTTACTCCTGTGTTATCTCCAATACCTTTCCCTGGATATTTCCCAGCACTTCATCACTTCATTTACTCTTACCACTCCAAGATGGTGTCCAGCAACAGTGTTCAAGGTCGGGATATTGTGTTTAGCTTATGGCAACAGCTGCAGACTCTTCTACAGGATGAGATCACTGCAGAGGGACTGGAGATTCTCTTACCTTTTGTGCTTGCTATAATGACAGAAGAATCTACAGCTGTGTATGCTGCCTGGTACTTATTTGAACCAGTCTCCAGTGTCCTTGGGCCACGCAATTCCTCAAAATATTTGATGAAGCCACTCATAGGTGTATATGAAAACCCCCACTGCCTTCGTGGTCGTTTCTACCTCTACACAGACTGTTTTGTACTGCAGCTTATAGTGCGGCTTGGCTTGCAAGCTTTCCTGTCTAGCCTTCTACCTCATGTGCTTCAAGTTCTTACTGGATTTGAGAGTTGTCGCACTGGGGCAGGAAATGAATGGGATGGGCTTAAAGCCTTAAGGGgtggagaagaggaggaagactTTGAATGTGTGGCTGGTAGGCCATCATCAACTGCCTCATCTAGCAAAGTGGGAGGCAGCAGTGGTGGTAGTGGAGGTGTTGGGGTTGGAGACCCAGGACTTGTGGATTACTCATCAGGCATCAGTCTGAATGATCAGGTCTTTATTGCTGATGGTGAGGATTTTCAGAATGGCTTTTATGTCAATAATGGATCGTCTGTACCAACAGCTGGTGTAACTGCTAAACTGCAAGGCAAGAACTCTGCAAACAAAGACCAAGACCAGGAATCTCTAAGTGTGGGTAAACTAAGTGATAAGAGTAGTGCTAGTGAGGTGTCCATTGGAGATGGAGACTCCACCAAGGATCGTGCAAGTTTAAAGTCCGCTGACAGCAGTCAGGACTTAAAGCAAACCAGTGATGGGGAAGATGGAGGTGACCTGGAGGATGAAGATGCAACAGTAGATGAGAAAGATGGCACAGTGCAGAAAGCTCCTAGTCTTGAACTGACATTGTCTGGTTGCACAGAGGAGTCTGAAGCCACAGTGGGTACTCTAGAGGGTGACTTCATGAATGGAATGGtacaaagagagagtgagaaaaacataggggaagaggaggatgagcaTGACCCTTCAGAGGACTCTGAAGAGAAAGAACACAAAATCTTATTGG ACACTGTTTGCAAGACCGTAAGATGGCTGTCTGCTAAATTGGGGCCCACCGTAACCTCTCGATATGTAGCTAGAAATCTTCTGCGTCTTCTTACTAGCTGCTATATAG GCCCTGAGAAGCACCAATTATTGCTGTCTTCAAATGAAGAGAGTAGCCTTGACAACACAGGAAGTGTTTATGAAAAGAAACCAATTGTTGGTGACCAGATTGCAAAGCCAGTTCTTGATTGTCTCATCTACATAGCCCATCTGTATGGAGAGCCTGTTCTGACCTATCAGTACCTGCCATATATTGGTTACCTG GTGTCTCCCCCCTCCTCCTGCCGCCTGAATACTCGTAAGGAGGCAGGCCTTCTAGCTGCAGTTGTCCTGACTCAGAAGATTATAGTTTATCTGTCAGACACCACTCTAATGGACATGCTGATGAAGATCAATCAGGATGTGCTTCTGCCCCTGCTCGACCTGCTCACCTCACCCAAACTGGG TTTTCCCAGTGGGGTGCAGTCCCGTTCTGCTGTGTGCTTGAAGACACTCAGCCTGATGGCACTGATATGGCTGCGAATTGGCAGGGAGATGGTGCAACAGCACATGGCAGACACACTCTGCAAGTTCTTTCACATCTTTTCTTTGCTGGACAGTCAGCAGAACCAG ATAGAGAAGGGACCCCGAAAAGAGGTTGGAGAGTACACATACATTGATGTCTGCACTCCAGAGGGAAGAGAGGTCACCTGTGAACTGGGGGTTCTAGAAGAACTTCAGGCCGTGTTCAATCCAGAGATGGCGTATACCTCCTATATCCCTTTGCACTGTCTCATTG GTGACGCAGTTATTCGGAAATTAATTCCTAACCATGAGTTAGTTTGGGGACTGGCTATGTCCTACCATAACAAAGTAAGTCCAGGAAGCCCAGAATCAAACCTAGCTGGAGGTCAAAGAGCAGAGATGCCCACTTCTTCCATAGGCTTCTCTCCAGGCTTAAGCCACCAGTTTGGTCGCAGCCCCTTCCCAGCCCCCTCGTCCACCTCAACTCCTCTTAGTGGAGATGCCCTTCCGGAATCTGGAACTTTTGGCAGTCACTTGGTAGGAAATCGAATCCAAGTAGCGCGGGATCCTGAGCCCAGTGGGAGTCCGAATCACTCCTCTTTTGATATCTGGGGACGGCCTCATGTGAGCTATATTCCATCATCAAGCCATGTCAACTCCATGTTTGCCTCAATGTCAGTGGGACCAGTTTCCTCACTTTCTTCATCCTCTTGGGTTCTGGGTCACACTCCAGAGGACAGTGCACTGAAGCAGGAGCTCCCACGCAGTGGTCGTTCTCTGCAGGGTAACTGGCTGGCGTACTGGCAGTATGAGATTGGCTTCAACCAGCAGGACCCACGTTTCCATTTCCACCAGATCCGCCTGCAGAGCTTTTTGGGCCACTCAGGCACAGCTAAGTGCCTGACTCCACTAGCTGGTGAAGACTACTTTCTTTCTGGAAGCAAAGACAAAACAGTGAAACTCTGGCCACTGTATAATTATGGTGATGGTACTCGAGAGTTGGAGCCTCGACTGACATACACAGACCATCGCAAGtctgtgttctgtgttgcacAGCTGGAGGCGTTACAGGAGGTGGTGAGCTGTGATGGCACTGTCCACATTTGGGACCAGTTCACAG gcAAGCAGATTCGGACTTACGAAGCACTTGATGGAAAGAGTCCAATCACGGCTGTCGCCACTATGCCACCTCCTCACTGCAGCGTGGTGTTTGCCAGTGCTGACTCTGTCCTTCGTTTTTTAGACCCACGTAAGCCTGGCCTACAG CATGAGTTTCGCCTGGCCTATAACAACCTGAGTGCGGGTCTAATCCGCTGCCTGGCTGTGAGCCCTGGAGGACGAACAGTGGCTGCTGGATTCTCTTCAGGCTTCATAGTGTTGTTGGATGCACGGACTGGGCTGGTGCTACGAGGCTGGCCTGCTCATGAGGGAGATATACTGCAGATGAAG GCAGCAGAGGGGAATTTGCTGATTAGTTCCTCCACTGATCACACTATGACAGTGTGGAAAGATCTGGAGCACAAGCCTCTTCACCTGTACAGAACTCCTTCTGATCCCATCCATGCCTTTGACCTCTATGGTGCTGAGATTGTGGCAGGCACTGTAGCCAACAAGATAGGTGTGTACTCTATGATGGACATCTCTGCCAGCCCAGCTAGTTGCACCAAACTTAGCTCTGAGAACTTCCGTGGGACCCTCACCAGCCTGGCTGTGCTGCCCACCAAAAGACTCCTGCTTTTGGGTTCTGAGAACGGCGCCATCAGGCTGCTGGCATAA